The following are from one region of the Arcobacter defluvii genome:
- the luxS gene encoding S-ribosylhomocysteine lyase encodes MPLLDSFRVDHTIMPAPAVRVAKTMKTPKGDNITVFDLRFCVPNQSMMSEKGIHTLEHLFAGFIRNHLNSPTVEIIDVSPMGCRTGFYMSLIGTPSEKEVAVAWKKAMEDVLKVEKQSDIPELNIFQCGTCAMHSLDEAKDIARDILKADIGVMSNEKLYLSDDKLKSLGN; translated from the coding sequence ATGCCATTATTAGATAGTTTTAGAGTTGACCATACGATTATGCCGGCACCTGCTGTTAGAGTTGCAAAAACGATGAAAACTCCAAAAGGTGATAATATTACAGTTTTTGATTTAAGATTTTGTGTACCAAATCAATCAATGATGAGTGAAAAAGGTATTCACACATTAGAGCATCTTTTTGCTGGATTTATTAGAAATCATCTAAACTCTCCAACAGTTGAAATCATCGACGTTTCTCCTATGGGTTGTAGAACTGGTTTTTATATGAGTTTAATTGGAACTCCAAGTGAAAAAGAAGTTGCCGTTGCTTGGAAAAAAGCAATGGAAGATGTTTTAAAAGTTGAAAAACAAAGTGATATTCCAGAATTAAATATTTTCCAATGTGGAACATGTGCAATGCACTCACTTGATGAAGCAAAAGATATAGCAAGAGATATTTTAAAAGCAGATATTGGTGTTATGTCAAATGAAAAATTATATTTATCAGATGATAAATTAAAATCTTTAGGAAACTAA
- a CDS encoding AAA family ATPase, which translates to MELVYLWVKNYKNIVEQGFNFSPRFRCEYDEDTKELKIIDKDETGEFYPKNFFGDNINVTAIVGENGSGKSSLLLGITNSKIIIRRDNQFYTNDFTSEIHKFTNINREKDYDIIYMDFDLIKINPITDFWDFSQQNIYDKNLYKRIENNFSGNVNFNIIKYKENFYNLIIKYNDSFLSELFFYNPIEIRLSDFIKTIPFQDSQSKYINDKIKSVQSKKYSKIKFLTFLYSKIKNNPELSKLKHFDDDISILEKEQDILNYSRFSNQEEIDNIYKLLQVLENKKIHKFSIEDFYKQIYNENREAFFKLTELGYLEVNLKDKTGREYFDLSQGERKLFAEFLMLFNSISKSDKSEIFLVLDEPDLTLHPQWQKNYIKELIKLLFNFPKKKFHIIITSHSPFLLSDLPKENIIFLEKGKQVYPFEDGKQTFGANIHTLLSHGFFMKDGLMGEFAKDKIKSIINYHEELLKKKLTKNENKKQRDEEKVIYEKEYKTKFRQIQSIIGDDYLKQVIKNHLVEIEKILYDEYLIDKEIKKLEDEIERLKRLRK; encoded by the coding sequence ATGGAATTGGTTTATTTGTGGGTAAAGAATTATAAGAATATAGTAGAACAAGGATTTAATTTTTCACCTAGATTTAGGTGTGAGTATGATGAAGATACTAAAGAATTAAAAATTATCGATAAAGATGAAACGGGTGAATTTTATCCTAAAAACTTTTTTGGTGATAATATAAATGTAACTGCTATTGTCGGAGAAAATGGAAGTGGGAAAAGCAGTTTATTATTAGGAATTACTAATAGCAAAATAATTATTAGAAGAGATAATCAATTCTATACGAATGATTTTACTAGTGAAATTCATAAGTTTACTAATATAAACAGAGAAAAAGACTATGATATTATTTATATGGATTTTGATTTAATAAAAATTAATCCTATAACAGATTTTTGGGATTTTAGTCAACAGAATATTTATGATAAAAATTTATATAAAAGAATTGAAAATAACTTCTCAGGAAATGTAAATTTTAATATAATTAAATACAAAGAAAATTTTTACAATTTAATTATCAAATATAATGATTCTTTTTTATCTGAATTATTTTTTTACAATCCAATTGAAATAAGATTATCTGATTTTATAAAAACTATTCCTTTTCAGGATAGTCAATCCAAATATATCAATGATAAAATAAAATCTGTACAAAGTAAAAAATACTCAAAAATTAAATTTCTGACTTTTTTATATTCAAAAATTAAAAATAATCCAGAACTATCTAAATTAAAACATTTCGATGATGACATAAGTATTTTAGAAAAAGAACAAGATATTTTAAATTATAGTAGATTTAGTAATCAAGAAGAAATAGATAATATTTATAAGCTATTGCAAGTATTAGAAAATAAAAAAATTCATAAATTCTCAATTGAAGATTTTTATAAGCAAATATATAATGAAAATCGGGAGGCTTTTTTTAAACTAACAGAGCTTGGTTATTTAGAAGTGAATTTGAAAGATAAAACAGGTAGAGAATATTTTGATTTAAGCCAAGGAGAAAGAAAACTTTTTGCAGAATTTTTAATGCTTTTTAATAGTATAAGTAAAAGTGATAAAAGCGAAATCTTTCTTGTTCTTGATGAGCCTGATTTAACACTTCATCCTCAATGGCAAAAAAATTATATAAAAGAATTAATAAAACTACTTTTTAACTTTCCTAAAAAAAAGTTTCATATTATAATAACTTCACATTCTCCTTTTTTATTATCAGACCTACCAAAAGAAAATATAATATTTTTAGAAAAAGGAAAACAAGTTTATCCTTTTGAAGATGGAAAACAAACTTTTGGAGCAAATATTCACACTTTACTTTCTCATGGCTTTTTTATGAAAGATGGTCTTATGGGAGAGTTTGCCAAAGATAAAATAAAATCAATTATAAATTATCATGAAGAACTTTTGAAAAAAAAATTAACTAAAAACGAAAATAAAAAGCAAAGAGATGAAGAAAAAGTAATTTACGAAAAAGAGTATAAAACTAAGTTTAGGCAAATCCAATCAATTATCGGAGATGATTATTTAAAGCAAGTGATTAAAAATCATTTAGTAGAAATAGAAAAGATTTTATACGATGAATATTTGATTGATAAAGAGATAAAAAAACTTGAAGATGAAATTGAAAGATTAAAAAGGTTAAGAAAATAA
- a CDS encoding HNH endonuclease, with the protein MILVKYKEFEKKDYYEKIANSKMQKQNNCNFEEYYNTNIKAILNNYSLADILIGDFDKLLEIKESINLSDTDFEMIKTFFNYDKANSKDFIPLLSKLQPKISNFFQENIEVHTCYYCNIDFINTFRKNNETKNAFTLDHVLEKADYPFLALSLYNLVPSCYVCNSKVKDSKIPFDNFSPTNKDFDFDKRVKFKSFISNVNLQIEKEQDFYIKLIENYSNKYDKYIESLNLNDRYDYHKYKVLEMIQKRREYPDSRIKELSDLTKKTQEEIKQDLFGIYISEDLHKRPLSKLIKDISEELDLI; encoded by the coding sequence ATGATTTTAGTTAAATACAAAGAATTTGAGAAAAAAGATTATTATGAAAAAATTGCAAATTCAAAAATGCAAAAGCAAAATAATTGTAATTTTGAAGAATATTATAATACTAATATAAAAGCCATTTTAAATAACTATTCTCTAGCAGATATTTTAATTGGTGATTTTGATAAGTTATTGGAGATAAAAGAATCTATTAATTTATCAGATACAGATTTTGAAATGATTAAAACTTTTTTTAATTATGATAAAGCAAATTCAAAAGATTTTATTCCATTACTTTCAAAATTACAACCAAAAATATCAAACTTTTTTCAAGAAAATATAGAAGTTCATACTTGTTATTACTGTAATATTGATTTTATAAATACTTTTAGAAAAAACAATGAAACAAAAAATGCTTTTACTTTAGACCATGTTTTAGAAAAAGCAGATTATCCATTTTTAGCATTGAGTTTATACAATCTAGTACCTAGTTGTTATGTATGTAATAGTAAGGTCAAAGATTCAAAAATACCATTTGATAATTTCTCTCCAACAAATAAAGATTTTGATTTTGATAAAAGAGTAAAGTTTAAATCATTTATTTCAAATGTTAATCTTCAAATAGAAAAAGAACAAGATTTTTATATAAAATTGATTGAAAATTATTCAAACAAATATGATAAATATATAGAAAGTTTAAATTTAAACGATAGATATGATTATCACAAATATAAAGTTTTAGAGATGATTCAAAAAAGAAGAGAATATCCAGATAGTAGAATAAAAGAGTTATCAGACTTGACTAAAAAAACGCAAGAAGAGATAAAACAAGATTTATTTGGTATTTACATATCTGAAGATTTACACAAACGTCCACTATCAAAACTAATCAAAGATATAAGCGAAGAGTTAGATTTGATATAA
- a CDS encoding DUF1439 domain-containing protein produces the protein MYLQKKLQILLVLFSLLFFVGCIKKFDGDGLTLKVQESELNNFSQEFPIRQDFVVANMELQKPHLFIKDGTNRISANINLNISAIFIPNSNGTLTFSGEPYFDKGKSAIYLKDIELDELKMTNLNIDKTILDTVVANTKPIVDNIFNTIPVYKIDKSSFKGSFVKDVKIEDSELLVTFGL, from the coding sequence ATGTATCTTCAAAAAAAGCTTCAAATATTATTGGTTTTATTTTCTCTTCTATTTTTTGTAGGTTGTATAAAAAAATTTGATGGTGATGGATTGACTTTAAAAGTTCAAGAGAGTGAACTAAACAACTTTTCACAAGAATTTCCAATAAGACAAGATTTTGTAGTTGCAAATATGGAACTTCAAAAACCTCATCTATTTATAAAAGATGGAACAAATAGAATTAGTGCAAATATAAATCTAAATATCTCTGCAATTTTTATACCAAATTCAAATGGAACTCTAACTTTTAGTGGAGAGCCTTATTTTGATAAAGGAAAATCAGCAATCTACCTAAAAGATATAGAACTAGATGAGTTAAAAATGACAAATCTAAATATCGATAAAACTATTTTAGATACTGTTGTAGCAAATACAAAACCTATCGTTGATAATATTTTCAACACAATTCCCGTTTATAAAATAGATAAATCATCTTTCAAAGGCTCTTTTGTAAAAGATGTAAAAATCGAAGATTCAGAACTTTTGGTAACTTTTGGTCTTTAA
- a CDS encoding IS110 family transposase, giving the protein MYYVGIDIAKNFHVVTIIDDSEKKITTKPIRVTNCIDGFSKFIVKLEAISSNPNDFIIGLEATGIYGENLLEFLNAHGFNVKLLNPFQTTRYREQHTMKKVKNDNIDSWIIALFLKDGKFSSGYVTDDEYQSLRTLYRNRASIQSDMKEVKKRIITQVTVTFPELENFIDIFSITGLALLDKYPTAHHYKHSSVDRILKIFRHIQGNSFNSEKALKVLELAKNSIYSGKAKDARAIAIKSSIRLLKIYQDELSILEDEILALLENNGIKEEKDVPTNSLIENLKTIPGVSSKTIAAVISECGDLSRFTTPIKFIGYLGLFPTENSSGNSKSTGHLSRRGSSLAKHALYMASVSCMIHNKELKQYYDTKKSQGKSKQEGLIAVSRKLATIIYSIFRYNTPYDPARVFSKS; this is encoded by the coding sequence ATGTATTATGTTGGAATTGATATTGCTAAAAATTTTCATGTTGTTACTATCATTGATGATAGTGAGAAAAAAATTACTACTAAACCTATAAGGGTTACAAATTGTATTGATGGATTTTCAAAGTTTATTGTTAAACTTGAAGCTATCTCATCAAATCCAAACGATTTTATAATTGGTCTTGAAGCAACTGGAATTTATGGTGAAAATCTTTTAGAGTTTTTAAATGCTCATGGGTTTAATGTTAAACTATTAAATCCATTTCAAACAACCAGATATAGAGAACAACACACAATGAAAAAAGTAAAAAATGACAATATTGATTCTTGGATTATTGCACTCTTCCTAAAAGATGGCAAATTTAGTTCAGGTTATGTAACTGATGATGAATATCAAAGTTTAAGAACTTTGTATCGTAATCGTGCTTCTATTCAATCAGATATGAAAGAGGTAAAAAAACGAATTATTACTCAAGTAACAGTTACATTTCCCGAACTTGAAAATTTTATTGATATATTTAGTATCACAGGACTTGCACTTTTGGATAAATATCCAACTGCACATCATTATAAACATAGTAGTGTTGATAGAATACTTAAGATATTTAGACATATTCAAGGAAATAGCTTTAATAGTGAAAAAGCCCTAAAAGTTTTAGAACTTGCAAAAAATTCTATCTATTCTGGTAAAGCCAAAGATGCAAGAGCCATAGCTATTAAAAGTTCTATTAGACTTCTTAAAATCTATCAAGATGAGTTATCTATTTTAGAAGATGAAATATTAGCTTTACTTGAAAACAATGGTATTAAAGAAGAAAAAGATGTTCCAACTAATTCATTGATTGAGAACTTAAAAACTATTCCAGGTGTTTCATCTAAAACTATTGCTGCAGTTATTAGTGAATGTGGTGATTTATCAAGATTTACAACACCTATTAAATTTATAGGGTATCTTGGACTATTTCCAACAGAAAATAGTTCAGGTAATTCTAAATCAACAGGTCATTTAAGTCGTAGAGGTTCATCACTAGCAAAACATGCTCTTTATATGGCAAGTGTAAGTTGTATGATACACAATAAAGAGCTCAAGCAATATTATGATACTAAAAAATCTCAAGGAAAATCTAAACAAGAAGGACTTATTGCTGTTTCAAGAAAACTAGCAACTATTATCTATTCCATTTTTAGATACAACACCCCTTATGATCCAGCTCGTGTTTTTTCTAAGTCATAA
- a CDS encoding MlaE family ABC transporter permease, with translation MLNSYFKIENLDNNIFQLLLMESWNKDNLPKIIQDLEKTNINKNTKIIINFENLQECDSSAIIYLISFLNKFPKENITLKNLNSHEKIYTFYEKHYQDKVYEEGKRNPFFDNLGKKTYELYISSIHFLTFVGKVFYYFIYSLFNPKMIRFRAMLKYIDTSAVNALLIVAVTSFLVGVVIAYQGAVQLEKFGANIFVVEMISITMFREIAPLVTAIVIAGRSASSYTAEIGAMKITEEIDAMRTMNFEPTLFLTLPRIFALCISLPLLVFFADVIGVLGGMVIAYTSLDVSFVEFINRLQNEVPVKHFIMGIFKAIFFGFAIAIIGCYRGFQVQNNTTSIGKYTTISVVNAIFVVILIDAVFSVIFTQMGI, from the coding sequence ATGTTAAATAGTTATTTTAAAATAGAAAATTTAGATAACAACATTTTTCAACTTTTATTGATGGAGTCTTGGAATAAAGATAATCTTCCAAAAATAATTCAAGATTTAGAAAAAACAAATATAAATAAAAATACAAAGATAATCATAAATTTTGAAAATCTACAAGAATGTGATAGTTCAGCAATTATTTATCTAATATCTTTTTTAAATAAATTTCCAAAAGAAAATATCACTTTAAAAAATTTAAATTCTCACGAAAAGATTTATACTTTTTATGAAAAACATTATCAAGATAAAGTATATGAAGAAGGGAAAAGAAATCCATTTTTTGATAATTTAGGAAAAAAAACTTATGAGTTATATATATCTTCAATTCATTTCTTAACTTTTGTTGGAAAAGTTTTTTATTATTTTATCTATTCTCTTTTTAATCCTAAAATGATTAGATTTAGAGCAATGTTAAAGTATATAGATACTTCAGCTGTAAATGCACTTTTGATTGTAGCAGTTACTTCTTTTTTGGTTGGCGTAGTTATTGCTTATCAAGGAGCAGTTCAACTTGAAAAATTTGGAGCAAATATTTTTGTAGTTGAGATGATAAGTATAACAATGTTTAGAGAAATTGCCCCACTTGTAACTGCTATTGTAATAGCTGGACGAAGTGCAAGTTCATATACAGCAGAAATTGGAGCTATGAAAATAACTGAAGAGATAGATGCTATGAGAACTATGAATTTTGAACCAACTTTGTTTTTAACACTTCCTAGAATTTTTGCTTTATGTATATCGTTGCCTTTGTTGGTTTTTTTCGCTGATGTTATAGGTGTTTTGGGTGGAATGGTGATAGCTTATACAAGTTTAGATGTTTCTTTTGTAGAATTTATAAATAGATTACAAAATGAAGTTCCAGTAAAACACTTTATTATGGGAATTTTTAAAGCAATATTTTTTGGATTTGCGATAGCTATTATTGGATGTTATAGAGGTTTTCAAGTACAAAACAATACAACAAGTATAGGAAAATATACAACAATTAGTGTTGTAAATGCTATCTTTGTTGTGATTTTAATTGATGCAGTTTTCTCTGTAATTTTCACACAAATGGGAATTTAA
- a CDS encoding ABC transporter ATP-binding protein translates to MKIIKVENLTTAFGDNLVHNNISFHVNEGEIFGVLGGSGSGKSVLVKQIVMLNQIQKGTIKIFDKDISKLDINEIKDMKLKFSYLFQFGALYSFLNVIENISVMLKEYTNLPENLIEKIAYTNLDIVGLPKSTAKLYPSELSGGMKKRVALARSLAMQPKILFLDEPTSGLDPASTQKINELLLYLKNSLNITIVIITHDLETIKTVLDRFIIIKKDIIFDGNISEAMKSDDEFIKDFLTNKKAT, encoded by the coding sequence ATGAAAATTATAAAAGTAGAAAATCTAACAACAGCTTTTGGTGATAATCTAGTTCATAATAATATTTCATTTCATGTAAATGAAGGTGAGATATTTGGGGTTTTAGGTGGAAGTGGTTCAGGGAAAAGTGTTCTTGTAAAACAAATCGTTATGCTAAATCAAATCCAAAAAGGAACTATAAAAATCTTTGATAAAGATATCTCAAAATTGGATATTAACGAAATTAAAGATATGAAATTAAAATTTTCATATCTATTTCAGTTTGGAGCCTTGTACTCTTTTTTAAATGTGATAGAAAATATTTCAGTGATGCTAAAAGAGTATACGAATTTACCAGAAAATTTGATAGAAAAAATTGCATATACAAACTTGGATATTGTAGGGCTTCCAAAAAGTACAGCAAAACTTTATCCCAGTGAACTTAGTGGCGGAATGAAAAAAAGAGTAGCACTTGCAAGAAGTTTAGCAATGCAACCAAAGATTTTATTTTTAGATGAACCTACAAGTGGATTAGACCCAGCAAGTACACAAAAAATAAATGAATTATTGCTCTATTTAAAAAATAGTTTAAATATCACCATAGTTATAATAACCCATGATTTAGAGACTATAAAAACTGTACTAGATAGATTTATCATCATCAAAAAAGATATAATCTTTGATGGAAATATATCTGAAGCAATGAAATCAGATGATGAATTTATCAAAGATTTTTTAACAAATAAAAAGGCTACTTAA
- a CDS encoding MlaD family protein: MDTKINFFKIGVFVSSLFILLVIAIFWLGKYGIQDKKYDEYSIFFMESVSGLSIGSAIKYMGFEVGNVSEIKINPTNSEEIQIDIQIQKGTPIKEDNYAILGNLGITGLKYIELKGGSNSSKLLSANEDGIKVIKSKTSALTSFVDSTEDITKEVMILLTQMKKVLNDENVSNLSSLLSKSEKSMENLQQFSSYLVKNEKKIDEVMRSINEMTSKGGKSFDSMKTTANNFTNLSKELQTQINSGAYNIKDITQESFDNLNSVLYSLENSLVQIQNLINTISESPSDLILKQKNIKYGPGEKDEK; encoded by the coding sequence ATGGATACTAAAATTAATTTTTTTAAAATAGGGGTGTTTGTAAGCTCATTATTTATTTTACTTGTTATTGCTATTTTTTGGTTAGGAAAGTATGGAATACAAGATAAAAAATATGATGAATATTCAATATTCTTTATGGAATCTGTTTCTGGTCTTAGTATAGGTTCAGCTATAAAATATATGGGATTTGAAGTTGGAAATGTAAGTGAAATAAAAATAAACCCAACAAATTCAGAAGAGATACAAATAGATATACAAATCCAAAAAGGTACTCCTATAAAAGAAGATAATTATGCAATCTTAGGAAATCTTGGAATTACAGGACTTAAATATATTGAGTTAAAAGGTGGAAGTAATAGCTCAAAACTTTTAAGTGCAAATGAAGATGGCATAAAAGTTATAAAATCAAAAACATCAGCTTTGACAAGTTTTGTTGACTCAACTGAAGATATAACAAAAGAGGTGATGATACTTTTAACTCAAATGAAAAAAGTTTTAAATGATGAAAATGTTTCAAATCTTTCATCACTTTTATCAAAGAGTGAAAAAAGTATGGAAAATTTACAACAATTTAGTTCTTATTTGGTTAAAAATGAGAAAAAGATTGATGAGGTAATGAGAAGTATAAATGAAATGACATCAAAAGGTGGAAAGTCTTTTGATTCAATGAAAACAACAGCAAATAATTTTACAAATTTATCAAAAGAGTTACAAACACAAATAAATAGTGGTGCATACAATATAAAAGATATAACACAAGAGAGTTTTGATAATCTTAATAGTGTTTTATATAGTTTAGAAAATAGTTTAGTTCAAATACAAAATTTAATAAATACAATTAGTGAAAGCCCAAGCGATTTAATACTAAAACAAAAAAATATAAAATACGGACCAGGGGAAAAAGATGAAAAATAG
- a CDS encoding ABC-type transport auxiliary lipoprotein family protein translates to MKNSVLILTIFLLFAGCNLKQNSIDINHYSIGFKSIQIVKNNKLDSIYIEEPNVNKSFNLTSIFYNTKPYLFEEYAKNRWINLPSDMIYNQLIDSFNTSKIFKNVISKDSKIEHEYTLKTDIIKLYHSFENDNSYAILNIKFDLVKDKKILKSITYDKKILCKTNNAYGFVEALNKGLDEVVNNLLSSFSSI, encoded by the coding sequence ATGAAAAATAGTGTTTTAATATTAACAATTTTTTTATTGTTTGCAGGATGTAATCTAAAACAAAATAGTATAGATATAAATCATTATTCTATAGGTTTTAAATCTATACAGATAGTAAAAAATAATAAATTAGATTCAATTTATATTGAAGAACCAAATGTAAATAAGAGTTTTAATCTTACTTCAATTTTTTATAATACAAAACCATATTTATTTGAAGAATATGCAAAAAATAGATGGATAAATCTTCCAAGTGATATGATATATAATCAACTAATAGACTCTTTTAATACAAGTAAAATTTTCAAAAATGTTATATCTAAAGATTCTAAAATAGAACATGAATATACTTTAAAAACAGATATTATAAAACTTTATCATAGTTTTGAAAATGATAACTCTTATGCTATTTTAAATATAAAATTTGATTTAGTAAAAGATAAAAAGATTTTAAAATCTATTACTTATGATAAAAAAATTCTATGTAAAACAAATAACGCATATGGTTTTGTAGAAGCATTAAATAAAGGTTTAGATGAAGTTGTAAATAATTTACTAAGTAGTTTCTCTTCTATCTAA